A stretch of DNA from Cannabis sativa cultivar Pink pepper isolate KNU-18-1 chromosome X, ASM2916894v1, whole genome shotgun sequence:
ATGGGCTTGAACTCATGTTTGTAACATTTAAACCTTGCAAAAATATCACAAACTAACAACTTTCACACTTTAGAAAAACTTATAACAATAGTCAAGAGCATAAATACATAATTACACAACTTATTCATCAAGCTACAaccaaaatttatttattacccTAACATTAATAAATTTTCCTATGTATTCATCTCATAACTATCCTTTAAAAAACGTATGCACTGATTGCTTACCAACTAAAACTCAGTTGAAATCTAGACATGTTGATGTAAATGTTCATTCTCATGTTTTGGTTACATGCTCATTCTCAAAAGCTTGCTAGAATCAACTGGATTAATTTAGTATTTCCACATCGGTTCAAGGTACTTTTTTCGACTGGTTACAAGCTGAATATACCAGATATTCCAGTttgagattaaaaaaatgttggaattaattttaccaggatcttagatctactcacaagtatgttgtttaaacaccctaaatatgaactttctaaaacgataaattaaacacatataaagttaagaaaaccttacattgatgcagcggaattaatgtctcctttcgcttagatctctaacccttgtatcctttctgtagcagagtataatcaagatctgagcccgaatgtccttcttcttcaagtttgatcattcacagtcttccaatctatgattgagttactgcttgttgtgtgtgggcactcactctttcactagggtcgaaattgatgaagggaaaagagaagagagggtttcggccaggtatagaaagtggggaaggctcagtttttttgaagagaaaaatttctgtcagaaagctaatgaaaaagcatgtatttgactgagccatcactttctatttataggcaactactaggtttaggttaggaattatttggcattaaaataatgaaaaaaatcaatttgaaactccacaataagtggccggccaaggtgtagtagtgggccccacttgattttgcagttttatcaaattttatctctattttctcaaaaacgtcaattttccaattctaaccttttaaatgtcaaaactaattatttaataactaaaaaagattattaaataatattgtcatttaatttaattattaattagacatataaagtccattaataaataaataaacctagaaactcttttctttacaattttacccctgcttagtgaaaattcataaaattagacatagtctaactttagaattataattgatcaatcacgaatcaattaatgagtcttacaagcagaatgttctcaactagaatggggaccatggatctatatgctgagcttccaattagtgaaccaaatttaccaagtaaattcctacttattaattcttcgttgaatccactcttagaacttagaattgcactctcagacttatatagagcatattgtatgttccacgatatcaatatgctatctcatttaaccattgttataatcttattgtgatttaaagatcctttatatagatgatctacatcgagatgggatttctttaccgttctcacccctcaatgtattttgccccgtaaaacacttagctacctgtaaatggtgtttagtgatctaataattagtcagttaaacaagagctcatccatttacttctatttgttaagctcgaagggaatcatcacttgacttctatacaccagtagaagctatagattccatatttatgttcagcactcccactcaatcatactatcatgttcccaaaatatacgtatcaccctgacctaaaagtaggcttaactaataaatcaaagaacatgaatagcactcctgagttgagcctaagcatatcaggatttagattcttttaatcttaagatcaactactgatattgacttggaaagatatgtataacggtaagtttgtaatatcttaacttagttgcaatatcggtccagtccaatgtatactccatacattcgaaactagtatactttactaatgccctggaaagaacataacacttactccaagtgtaagtacacatcatcgctgattatcacattagtgtaaatccaataacactgatgaaacagggaccaagtcttttgattcatatgatcacaatcacattccactgtgttgacgatactgtaattgtgaataaacatatgatctaaaTTTAACCGATTCTGTGtgtaaaagtaataaacatatttaaaccattagcatgtaaaattcatgcaaacatcaatcacttcaaatttcttgtgttgataactaatcagattgtaaagagttttatttagggcataaaacccaacaaaaattgTCGGCGAGGTTGTGGTGTTAGCAAAGACTGTCCTTAATCAATAGCAAAGAGCTCAAGACAAAACACAAGATACATCTCTAGGATTGGTGAATTCTGAAGATGGAGTTGAGTATTGGCGAACTCTAATAGAAAAAATGTTTAAGGTGAATATTGACGCTGTAATTTTTTATCACTCCAATTGTTTTAGCTATTCCTTTGTGGCCCAAAACCATTGTAGAGGCTAGATTAATTTGCACTAGAGGAAAAGTTCAACCAGAAATTGTTGAAGCAATTCAGATTCCCGAAGCCCTCAGTTGGATTATAAAGATCAGCAGTGGAACAAAGTCGACATCGAATACAGACTGTCTTGTAGTTGGCCAAGCTATAAGAAGTTCATATGCTATACTGTCTTATTTTGGCAGAATTATTAATGATTGTAAGAGTCTGTCATATAGTTTTAACCATAAAtgtggtttttttaaaaaatttatcaaaCGATCTACAAACAAAGTAGCTCAATTCTCAAAGAGATCTACTAGTGTTATCTCTGATCGTGTTTATCAGGTGAGTGACGCCCCCTCAGAGTTCATGTCTATAATAATGAACGATTTGGTGATTTAATGAAGCTTTAtcttatttgtcaaaaaaaaaaaagttatcaaaaaaaaactatctaaaaaaaattaccctAAATTATTACAATCTGCATCTGCCGGTGGTAAACCTGCCTTAGTGCCCCGTGTTGTAAGTGGTTGTTGTTGACGTTTTCCCTTATCAATTGTGATAACGTTCGACACTCTTTTGTTAAAATATGTACTTATATGTGTTGGTCCAGGTTGAGTGGGATTGGAGAAGgattaacataaaaaaaaaggctaattaagatttttgccctttgaactttgacatacaCCAAATTTttctccctgaacttttaaggtcgttaaaaatgccccctgaactattgagattgttggatttaaggacttttgtctagtttcatttaattttactatttcagtgattgtttatgtactaaaccatgctccctagactttgatatctaccaaatcatgttattcgaactttgacatgtactaaatcatgtcccctgaactttcatcaatgttagactttttttattaaaattagacaaaagtccttaaatccaacaatctcaatagttcaggggatatttttaacgatcttaaaaatttagggagcatgatttgatacatgtcaaagtttaggggaCAAAATTAGTCTAAAAATTGGAGATTTTACAcaaaatactaaattaattcaattattacatttataataatgttacaCAAGTATTTATAAATTTGTGCTTCTTTCACTTTTCTTTGTTTGTTGGaggttttaaaatttttaatgctatttttaaagtcaaattaattaaaataaattaattttaattaaaatatttaataaatttttcagTAATTAGTATTGataattcttttatttataaggaaataaattaaaaacattttacatttaatttattaattttttaattaatttataaattaatcacaactatttaataataacTAAAGTAAATGTAATTACTGAAATCTtctctaaataaatatatatatcttatattaaatatagttatttaattcttaccaaaaaaaagaaaaaagagagaaagggaATTTTACATAAACATACatcaaattcaaaataattataaaaatatctcaaaaaataaatattaaaaatatagtgTCACGAGATCAGCATATAGATACCTgattcaaacttaaaatatagTCCGGGTCCTGAGTCCCAGGTCCGGATCTGGGTCCCGTTCcaagttcgggtttgagtccgggtccgggtctgagtCTGAATTCGGGTCTCGggttccgggtccgggtctcgggtttaggtctaggtccgatTTGGGACCCGGTCTGGGTGGTTTCGAGTTTGGTTCCAGGTctggggtctgggtccaggtctcgggtttgggttcggtttCGGGTTTGGGTTGAATATTGGTGTTGACCCTGaatcttttgtaaatatatAACACAAGCTTATACAGAccatttgttatgtattaaataatacattatatattaaaaaatttagtcgtaataattaatacaatacattactTTATCCAAACATatatagtgttatttattatttacaataaaatatttacagtaCCAAACAAGTCCTATAACTTTCTAAATATACTTGTAAAAACcccaataaaaataagaatcatTATAACATATTCTAAAGTACAATGTAAGTTGTAAcagaattcaaaaaaaaaaaaagagagagaaagagaaatgaACGTATCTATACATTCTCTAAGTTCGTATATATATTCAAAGTATAtaactaattaaataaataattgaataatatatatatttgttcagaaaataattgaataatatatataaatatatggagctatatatatattgaataaataatttcacAGAATTGTTGTAGTAATTGGGAGAGACAAGAGTGTATTTTGGGAACAAAATTAGGTTATAATAATAAGCTCCACGTGAAACACGTACCAAGTTAGGCCTACGTACCTTTTTTCAGTTTTCTTTCTTAACTTTATTATAATGGTGTGCCATACTATACATATATACTATGAATTTCTTCCATTCCTATGTGAACTTTTTCTTCCTTTTCATTTCTTGATGGAAAATCTCATGATTGcttatatgaaattaattattaaaagttTTTCAAAGAAgtaattattacaaaataagTTACAGTATTGACACTTTCCCAATCCAATCATTATGATTAGCTATAGCTTGATTATCGCCAGCCTTTGCCCTAATTTGGCTTTCTCGTACGTACGTCCCTTCTAGAATATTTTTTGTCTACGTGGcagggatatatatatatatatatatatttctcaaATCTAACATCATTAATACAGTTAATTAATCATTATATAATAGATAAATTAGTTCAGTTAGGTggtaaatataagaaaattaattatacaaactAACCATAATTTCTTTGAGTGCATGCATTTGTTTGTGTATGAAACGTTTCAAAGTCTTCTTTTAATTATCTGAAATATTAATGATACCATCGATCTTAATCTCATAATATTCCTTCtacatttatatgtaatatataattaaggtGTGGTACTTTTTCATTATCGACCAACCGTATAATGTTGTATAAGAAGCGAACCAAAGTActatacattaattaattaactaatatataattatgatgagtctaaattaattaatcttcggaaaacaaattaattaaataaagatggatgagtttttttttttttgtattgtgATATTGTTATGAAAGATATTATAGACTTAACccaacctaataaaattggCTTATTGAAGAGGATTACCTATCTTATGTCTCATTAACTTAATTAAccttttacttttatttatagCTAGAAGTAAAAATAAGTATaaggtttgatttatttttaccgtttagataattattattttaaaatgtttggatattattaaaatagatattttaattgtgagtaaattattttaattttaaaaataatttattaaaagttCTTTTAGAAAAAGTTACAAATCCTaacttttttcaaaataatttttaaattaaaagaaaaattattttttatccaaacttaaaaggatttttttaattctaaaagttaaaaaaaaaattatagaaactaaaccaaataagaaaattataagtAAATATTACCGACCAACGTGAGACTAGCATTATATGCATATCTTACTCTATATAAAATATGcttcatatatatgtatagcaaagaaatattaatatatattgttattataCATCATGCATATCAATAATTAGCCaattacaattaatatttattctcTGTATGCATATGTGTAGGAATATCTTTCTaggatatataatataaaattttctaccgatatattttgtaaaacgtGATCGGAGTCAAGATCATGTGTCCCTAAAGTAATTACCGAAAGGTAGTGAATAcagcttttaaaaaaaaaaaaattgctgtGTTTTTCTTACGGCTCGTTTGATAGATGATATAAGTCTTtagataaaataatatattatactaTTTAATACTAtacttatattataatatttataaaaaaattcggAGTCAATTCCAATCTCCCACCTAGATTTAGAGACCCAATGGATTGGATTGGGATtgggacccgaacctaaactaaTTAGTCCCAAGATCGAACCCGAATCCAAGACTGGGACCTGGCCCGTAATCGGTATTGGAgtcaaatttattaaaattaatatattataattttacgtAATCTATTAATACACTAaacatagtattgtattaaataatactaatacaatataatataatacggTATACTAAACGAACTCTTAAAAGATCATCAATTCCTAATGAAATAGATGTAGCAGTCGCTTACCGGAACCCCAAAGTctttatttgatctaggatgtGAGATGTATATGTCATTCCGAAATGATTTATTAATCTACTAATAAGTCGTTTAATGGCAGTTCCATCTTTGAATACCATATACTATAATATCATTGAAAATATTGTTAAAATCCTTTTACGAGAAAGTTTTATTGAAAACATGAGGAAACATCAAGAGAACAacaaatattttttagttttaactCTACGACATAGAAGGAATAAAAAAAGGTTATCTAGAactgttttaaatttaaaacgtATCAGTCGACTTGGTCTACAAATCTATTCAAACTATATTAAGGAATCAAATTGGATATTAGCAAGAAAAGCTCGGTAAGAACTTTCATTTTTAGGTAGCTAAATCCGATTTCATATTCATATCGTTTTTTATATTTGTAGTTGCTATAGTTGTTATCGATTGAATAGATACGAACTTGATTACGTAGCAATAGCACATccctatatatttaaatatttaatagttccattaaaatataaatagttatatttttatatgactTGTTATAATAGTTTATATATaggtaaaaaatttatttttaaatttaaataattatatatttaaaataaattaaatttttaattaaaatatttaataagatatttttcacaactaatatttataaataatttttaatttttatttataaaaaataaataaaatcaagttATAGTAGAGGTTATaggtaattttttaattatttttatttaatttttaaattaatcacaatcgTTAAATATTGAtcaaataactaaaataaatataatcaaagtaattatatatttgatataattattaaaagagGATTTATAAATAAATCACAATTCATAGAACTAATTTAAGtacgtacatatatataatatcacaATCAGAATATATAACGAAGTAAAATCattcaatatataataattaattaacatgtTATATAAGagggaaagaaaaagaaaagaaaaaaaaagtcacgTGATAATCACGCGAGTCATTTGGTCGGAAAGTGAACATTATAACTCATTAATTTCTCCTTCTCCAATAACATATTCATATCCACAAACATTCTATTCATGCTAAAGTGGGGTCCCTCGCTTAGCTCCACACTTTCCACTTCCTCCTAAAACTTCCTCAAAATCTACACCGTCCAAATCCAAATCCAAATCCAAATCCACATCATATCATATCATTatcatctctctctttctctttccctCCTCCGCCGTTTTTTAGTTACTAATCATGGTCCCAGTACTTCATTATCATACGTGTATATATATCAcaaaaaatatggcattattatcaaacataaaaaaaaaaaaatgaggctTTGTTATAGAATAGCTATAACCTCATCAGTGCAACAAACTACTTCTACTACTGCGCCCTTATTATTACCTCCTTATTCTTCTGATCATATTTCTTCTTTTACGTGTTTCGCAATCAAAAACGACACCACTTCACTACTGAAAATGCAGACTCAAAAAATGACAACGTTGACCGAAAATGACGCCTTTTATAATTGTCATTTGTGCCCACCAAAACTGGGAAAGAAGTGGAGAGAGTACCAAGGTTGCAACGACTGGGAGGGCTTGCTCGACCCTCTACACCATGCTATGCGTTGTGAGATTCTAAGGTACGGACAGTTTGTAGACGCGGCTTACCGTGCTTTTGACTTTGACCccacttcttcttcttatgCCACGTGTCGGTTTTCCAAAAATGTGCTCCTCACTCGGACCGGGTTTGGTTCGACCGGGTATCGGGTCACCAAGCACTTGCATGCCACGTGTGGAGTCCAAACGCCAGGTTGGATTGATAGGCTGCCTAGCTGGATGTCTATTAAGTCTAGTTGGATTGGTTACGTGGCAGTTTGTCAAGACAAGGATGAGATTAGTCGTCTTGGTCGTAGAGATGTTGTGATCGCCTTACGTGGCACTGCCACGTGTTTGGAGTGGCTAGAGAATTTGCACACCACATTGACTGATTTGCCCCCGCATGTGGGTCCCAGTGGAAGTTGCCGACCCAGGGTTGAGAGAGGGTTTTGTAGTCTTTACACCTCGCGTACAGCCACGTGTCCGAGCTTGCAAGACATGATTAGAGACGAGGTGGCGAGAATCGTTGAGTTGTACGGTGATGAGCCACTTAGCTTGACGA
This window harbors:
- the LOC115719931 gene encoding phospholipase A(1) DAD1, chloroplastic-like, which translates into the protein MRLCYRIAITSSVQQTTSTTAPLLLPPYSSDHISSFTCFAIKNDTTSLLKMQTQKMTTLTENDAFYNCHLCPPKLGKKWREYQGCNDWEGLLDPLHHAMRCEILRYGQFVDAAYRAFDFDPTSSSYATCRFSKNVLLTRTGFGSTGYRVTKHLHATCGVQTPGWIDRLPSWMSIKSSWIGYVAVCQDKDEISRLGRRDVVIALRGTATCLEWLENLHTTLTDLPPHVGPSGSCRPRVERGFCSLYTSRTATCPSLQDMIRDEVARIVELYGDEPLSLTITGHSLGAALAILSAYDITTTFADAPSVTVFSFGGPRVGNKSLRCQLDKSGTKILRIVNSDDLVTKVPGFVIEEDNDVARMYSFHVASWIRKRMKSTEWGYANVGKELKLCSKESPYLNNINFATCHDLKTYLHLVKGFVSSTCPFKATKEVLSTRLIN